One genomic region from Biomphalaria glabrata chromosome 7, xgBioGlab47.1, whole genome shotgun sequence encodes:
- the LOC106052872 gene encoding sodium- and chloride-dependent glycine transporter 1-like encodes MERTELKDDSSGEMTVFIPSETKNLKDQDSCVKFSDEKEDEEDEREHWTRGLDFILSLIGYAVGVSNLWRFPYLALRNGGGAFLIPYFFFLFMCGIPLFYLEVCLGQFSGISSMFVWKLCPAFKGIGYGMVIVSGMACIYYNAVLSWVIYYLINSFYPDLPWASCDHWWNTKCCVDRRVQGNQTDNTTESIFTQTAQCNDTSKLKTAAEEFWQYNVLRKSTGLDDFGEIQVHSAMCLLAAWILVCLCLVKGVKSLGKVVYVTALLPYLLLTIFLIRGLMLPGALEGIRFYVTPDFEKLKSLTVWVEACVQVFYSLGPAWGGLITMASFNKFNNKCFRDVMIASMADGLTSFYGGFVIFAVVGFMAKESNVSVSEVATQGPGLALVAYPEAIARLPVPQLWSVLFFIMLLSLGLDSQFGMFETVVAGLIDAFPKQLKKKRVWLTFGIAMISFIVSLPVATNAGIYVFTLLDWFVAAFCVMVTSLIECIVIAWIYGVDRFCEDIEMMIGRKPNYFMQICWAVITPIIMLVAFIFTCVKYTLPVYDKYIFPLHANIIGFIISFLPLLPIPLCMAYVIYHRGGSFSQRLCSSFQPDADWGPAPKHLRDEYQLKLEKRRHRPHWFIALFKRIKL; translated from the exons ATGGAAAGAACTGAATTG AAAGATGATTCATCTGGGGAGATGACTGTATTCATACCATCAGAAACCAAAAATTTGAAAGACCAGGACTCTTGTGTGAAATTTTCAgatgaaaaagaagatgaagagGATGAACGAGAGCATTGGACACGTGGTCTTGACTTCATCTTGTCATTGATTGGCTATGCTGTTGGCGTGAGCAACCTTTGGAGATTTCCATATCTAGCTTTGAGAAATGGAGGAg gTGCTTTTTTGATcccatatttcttttttctgtttATGTGTGGCATCCCCTTGTTTTATCTAGAGGTATGTCTTGGTCAGTTTTCAGGCATCAGTTCCATGTTTGTCTGGAAACTGTGTCCTGCTTTTAAAG gtatTGGTTATGGCATGGTAATTGTATCTGGTATGGCATGTATCTACTACAATGCAGTCCTCTCTTGGGTCATCTACTATCTCATCAATTCCTTCTACCCTGATCTGCCATGGGCCTCTTGTGACCACTGGTGGAACACTAAATGTTGTGTTGACCGCAGGGTCCAGGGAAATCAAACTGATAATACCACTGAAAGTATATTCACTCAGACTGCACAGTGTAATGACACATCAAAACTAAAAACTGCTGCAGAGGAGTTTTGGCA GTACAATGTATTGAGAAAGTCCACAGGACTGGATGACTTCGGCGAGATACAAGTCCACAGTGCAATGTGTCTACTGGCAGCCTGGATTTTAGTGTGTCTGTGTCTTGTTAAGGGAGTTAAATCCTTAGGAAAA GTTGTGTATGTTACTGCATTATTGCCATATCTTCTTCTGACGATCTTCCTTATACGAGGGCTCATGTTGCCTGGAGCTCTAGAAGGCATTCGCTTTTATGTTACGCCAGATtttgaaaagttaaaaagtcTTACA GTTTGGGTTGAGGCATGTGTTCAGGTATTTTATTCTCTTGGACCTGCCTGGGGAGGTCTGATAACAATGGCCAGCTTTAACAAGTTTAATAACAAATGTTTCAG GGATGTTATGATTGCTTCTATGGCAGATGGACTCACAAGTTTTTATGGTGGATTTGTCATATTTGCTGTTGTAGGCTTCATGGCCAAAGAATCCAATGTTTCTGTTTCTGAAGTGGCTACACAGG GCCCAGGTCTTGCACTTGTAGCTTACCCTGAGGCCATTGCTAGGCTGCCTGTTCCCCAACTCTGGTCAGTGTTATTTTTTATCATGTTATTATCTCTGGGATTGGACAGTCAA tttggcATGTTTGAAACAGTGGTGGCTGGACTGATAGATGCCTTcccaaaacaactaaaaaagaaGCGTGTCTGGCTTACATTTGGCATTGCTATGATTAGCTTTATTGTTTCACTTCCAGTTGctacaaat GctggtatttatgtatttactctGCTTGACTGGTTTGTGGCTGCTTTTTGTGTAATGGTGACCTCCCTAATAGAGTGTATTGTCATTGCTTGGATATATG GCGTGGACAGATTCTGTGAGGACATTGAAATGATGATTGGAAGGAAACCAAATTACTTTATGCAAATCTGTTGGGCAGTTATAACTCCAATTATTATGTTG GTCGCCTTCATTTTTACCTGTGTCAAATACACACTCCCTGTCTATGACAAGTACATCTTCCCATTACATGCTAACATTATTGGCTTCATCATTTCATTCTTACCACTTCTACCCATTCCTCTCTGTATGGCTTATGTCATTTATCATAGAGGAGGAAGCTTTTCACAG CGCTTGTGTTCATCATTCCAACCTGATGCTGATTGGGGCCCAGCTCCAAAACATTTGAGAGATGAGTACCAGTTAAAGTTGGAGAAACGACGACATCGGCCACACTGGTTTATTGctttatttaaaagaataaagttATGA